Proteins from one Polynucleobacter wuianus genomic window:
- a CDS encoding branched-chain amino acid ABC transporter permease, translating into MQLLTGIALGSIYALLALGLCLIFGMLNVVNFAHGAFFMVGAFLGVYFLGVTGNFWFSLVLTPLLTGCLGLVTERFLVRPLYGRGLDYPLLLTFGLSYVLIEVMRVTFGIEGLPSITPDGLSGTVNVGIGFFPKYRLFLIAATAVIIFGVWFFIQKTRYGLIIKAGAADQEIVKVLGVDIAKVWLLVFGLGCAIAGLSGILASPTRSVNPEMGIPILAESFVVTVVGGMGSPVGAVVAGLLVGVVYSMTSLFLPDLAELSIFVLMAVVLLIRPQGLFGKAGTMG; encoded by the coding sequence ATGCAACTGCTGACGGGCATTGCCCTTGGCAGTATTTATGCTCTTTTGGCCTTGGGCCTGTGCCTTATTTTTGGCATGCTCAATGTCGTGAATTTTGCACATGGTGCCTTCTTTATGGTGGGCGCATTCTTGGGCGTCTATTTTTTAGGCGTTACTGGTAATTTTTGGTTTAGTTTGGTGCTAACACCATTGTTAACTGGTTGCCTTGGTTTAGTCACTGAGCGCTTCTTAGTGAGGCCGCTCTACGGAAGGGGTCTTGACTACCCATTACTCCTCACTTTTGGCCTGTCGTATGTATTAATTGAAGTCATGCGCGTGACCTTTGGTATTGAAGGCCTGCCATCGATTACTCCCGATGGACTGAGTGGCACCGTTAATGTGGGCATTGGTTTCTTCCCCAAATATAGACTCTTTTTAATTGCCGCAACTGCAGTCATTATTTTTGGTGTGTGGTTCTTTATTCAGAAGACGCGCTACGGCCTCATCATCAAAGCCGGTGCTGCTGATCAAGAGATCGTCAAGGTACTTGGTGTTGATATTGCTAAGGTTTGGCTCTTGGTTTTCGGTTTAGGCTGCGCAATCGCCGGCCTATCTGGAATCTTGGCATCCCCTACTCGTTCAGTAAATCCAGAAATGGGTATTCCCATTCTGGCTGAATCATTTGTGGTGACCGTTGTTGGTGGCATGGGCTCACCAGTTGGCGCTGTCGTTGCTGGCTTACTGGTTGGCGTGGTTTACAGCATGACTTCTTTATTCCTCCCGGACCTTGCTGAACTGTCCATTTTTGTATTGATGGCTGTGGTCTTGTTGATTCGGCCACAAGGTCTATTTGGTAAAGCGGGGACGATGGGCTAA